In a genomic window of Thunnus thynnus chromosome 16, fThuThy2.1, whole genome shotgun sequence:
- the tgfb3 gene encoding transforming growth factor beta-3 proprotein, translating to MNLGKALLFFLLSNCVTMTLSLSTCTTVDIDHIKKKRVEAVRGQILSKLRLTSPPQTTGPSQVPFQVLALYNSTKELIEELGRDRQQSCGQDNTETEYYAKEIYKFNMVNGPTENNDLPYCPRGITSKVFRFNVSTMEKNSTNLFRAEFRALRIPNPGAKKNEQRIELYQILQKDDPKAKQRYIGGKNVLTKGTSEWVSFDVTETVREWLMYRQTNLGLEISVHCPCHTFRPNGDIIENANEVLEVKFKGMEGDYDQSRGKKQKEQLYPHLILMMLPPHRLDAQSSSRRRKRALDTNYCFNNYEENCCVRPLYINFRQDLGWRWIHQPEGYYANFCSGPCPYLRSADTTHSSLLSLYNTLNPEASASPCCVPQDLEPLTILYYVGRSPKVEQLSNMVVKSCKCS from the exons ATGAATCTGGGCAAAGcacttctgtttttcctcctctcaaATTGTGTGACAATGACTTTGTCGCTATCCACTTGCACCACTGTGGACATTGACCACATAAAGAAAAAGCGAGTGGAGGCGGTTCGGGGACAGATCCTCAGTAAACTCCGACTGACCAGTCCTCCTCAAACAACAGGTCCGAGTCAAGTACCGTTTCAGGTTCTGGCCCTTTATAACAGTACCAAGGAGCTCATTGAGGAGCTGGGGAGAGACAGGCAGCAGAGTTGTGGACAGGATAACACGGAGACTGAGTACTATGCCAAAGAGATTTACAAGTTCAACATGGTCAATGGTCCAACAGAAAACA ATGACCTCCCCTACTGCCCAAGGGGTATCACCTCCAAGGTATTCCGCTTCAACGTCTCGACCATGGAGAAGAACTCCACCAACTTGTTTCGGGCCGAGTTTCGAGCTCTGCGGATCCCCAATCCCGGCGCCAAGAAAAACGAGCAGAGGATTGAGCTCTACCAG ATCCTCCAGAAAGACGACCCCAAAGCCAAACAGCGCTACATTGGGGGCAAGAACGTCCTGACCAAGGGAACGTCTGAGTGGGTCTCCTTTGATGTTACAGAGACAGTGAGGGAGTGGCTGATGTACCGAC AGACCAATCTTGGCCTGGAGATCAGTGTGCACTGTCCCTGCCACACTTTCAGGCCTAACGGTGACATTATCGAGAATGCCAATGAGGTGCTAGAGGTCAAGTTCAAAG GTATGGAGGGAGACTACGATCAGAGCCgtgggaaaaaacaaaaggagcaGCTCTACCCCCACCTCATCCTCATGATGCTCCCTCCCCACAGGCTGGATGCCCAGTCCTCCTCCCGCAGGCGCAAGCGGGCACTTGACACTAATTACTGCTTCAA CAATTATGAGGAGAACTGCTGTGTGCGACCACTATATATTAATTTCCGCCAGGACTTGGGCTGGAGGTGGATCCATCAGCCTGAAGGTTATTATGCTAACTTCTGCTCCGGCCCCTGTCCTTACCTACGTAGCGCTGACACCACCCACAGCTCG CTGCTGAGCTTATACAACACCTTGAACCCAGAGGCGTCCGCCTCACCCTGCTGTGTCCCTCAGGACTTGGAGCCCCTCACCATCCTCTACTACGTGGGTCGCTCCCCGAAAGTCGAGCAGCTCTCCAACATGGTTGTCAAGTCCTGCAAGTGCAGCTAA